The DNA window GGCTGGAGCGGCTCGAACATCATCTGTCCGGCATGCGGCGAGACCTTCGGCTGTTCTCGCCCTGGTGGGAGACGCTCGCGGCGCATCCGGCAGAGTGTTCGAACGTCGCGGCAAAAGTCGCCGACCTGTTGGCGAACGACCGGCTGCCGTCCACGCACGCGGGCGCCGCGGCAGCAATTGGCGTCCTCAATGCGGCGAGAGACCAGCTACCGGCGGAAAGCCGGCAATGGGCGCACGATCTCCAGGCGGCGATCGAGGAAGGCCAGGCGGCCCGGCAAGCGCTTCATGACCGCCTCGATGACCTCTCCAGTCGCGCTAACGCCGCCGCGCACGCCATGGACTTCTCGTTCCTGTTCGATGCCGGCAGCCGGCTCTTTCATATCGGCTACAATGTGAGCGCCGATCGAATAGATCCGCACCACTACGATCTGCTCGCCAGCGAAGCACGCCTCGCCAGCTTTTTCGCCATCGCGAAGGGCGACATAGAGCCTCTGCACTGGTTCCATCTCGGGCGGCCCATCACCAAGCAGCACGCAGGCCTGGCGTTGATATCGTGGAACGGCTCGATGTTCGAATATCTGATGCCGAACATCTTCCTGCAGAGCGATCCCCAAACCCTGCTCGGAATGAGTGACCGGACCGCGATTGCTATCCAGATCGCATTCGGGCGGTCACATGATATGCCTTGGGGTATTTCGGAGTCGTCCTTCGCATCGATGGGCGAGGACCGCGTCTACCGATATCACGCATTCGGCGTCCCTGCGCTCGGCCTCCAGCGAGGTCTGGGGCGCGATCTGGTTATCAGCCCCTATGCGACGGCGCTGGCGCTGACGATCCGGCCCGCGCTGGCGACGCGCAACCTTCAAACTCTGGCGGATCTTGGCCTCATCGGCCGATACGGATTTTTCGAAGCGGTCGACTTCACGCCCGAGCGGGCGCCTGACGGTGAACGCTTTGCCGTCGTGCGCTCCTACATGGCTCATCATCATGGCATGAGCCTTGCCGCGCTCGGAAACGCGTTGTGCGATGACATGCTCGTGCGCTGGTTCCACACCGATCCTCATATCCGCACCGTCGACCTGCTCCTTAACGAAAGGATTCCATGGGAGCTGCCGCCCGAGATCGCGCGGCTTGAGGTTCGTGAGCCACAGCCGGAACCCGACGAACTGATTCCGGGCCTTTACGGCTGGGCACCCACTCGGCGCCGTGGGGAGCACGCGTGGCAGATTCTCGGCAATGGCCGGCTTTCGAGCCGCATTCGGACAGACGGTGCAGGTGGGCTGAGCTGGAACCAGCATGCCCTGACCCGTGGGGGCGCAGGTTTCTGGATCTATCTGCACGACCGGGATGCAGATGTTACCTGGTCGGCAACGGGCGGCCCCTTTTCTCGACCCGAAGACGCGCCGGAGGTGATCTTCCAAGCGCATCAGGTGGAGTTCCACCAGCGCGCCCACGGCTTGTCGGTCACGACAACGATCAATGTCGCCAATGCCGACGACCTGGAGATCCGGCGTGTCGCTCTTGTCAATGATAGCGATAAGCCCCGGACCATCGAAGTCACGGGCTACGCGCAGATCGTTCTGGCTCCGGCCCAGGACGCGGCGCGCCACCCTGCCTTCAGCAAGCTGTTCGTGGGGGCGGAAGCCTTGCCTGGCAATGACGGCCTGCTTTTCACGCGGCGGCCGCGCAGTTCGGCGGAACGTCCGCCCGTCCTGCTGACCCGTGTGATCGGGGATGAAGATGGCGTTACCCTGCTCGGTCTCGAAGCCGATCGCAGCGCTTTCATCGGACGATATGGGTGCCCCAGGCGGCCCGCATTGTTGACCGGGGAACTGCCTGGTGGCCCGCTCGGCTGGACGCTTGATCCGATCTGCGCGATCAGGATGACGGTGGAACTGCCTCCGCGCGCGCGACGTGAATTCGCCTTCGTCACCATTGCGGCTGGATCCCGGCAATCGGCCCTCGAACTTGCCGAGCGCTTTACCACCCTGCCGTCACTCGACTGGGCTGTGAGCGATACGGCAAGTGCGGCGGCGCGCGAGATGCACAAGCTGGGCCTGCAGCCGCACATCGTGCCGCAGGCGCAGGCGTTGCTGTCCACTCTTCTCACCAGAGCGGCAGAGCCGGGATCGGCCGGCGCGCGCACATTTCGGCGCGGGGACCTTTGGGCGCTCGGGATATCGGGCGACCATCCTATTTTGATGCTGCGTTCCGGAACCGCGGAGCAGCAGGACCTGCTTCGACAGCTTCTCTCCTTCCACAAGCTCATGCGGCAGCGTGGTATGCCGATCGACCTGGTGGTGACGCATGAAGGAACGTCGGGCTATATCGAGCCCGTCCGCGAGCGTCTTCTGGAAGTGCTGAAGGATGCCGGGCTACAGGATCGCCTTGGCACCCATGCCGGGATACACCTCGTCGGCATCGGTCCATCCGATGGCGAGCGGGCGGCGCTTCTCGATCAGGTTGCCCGCCTCATCCTTGACGAAGCCGGCGGCAGCCTAGTCGACCAGCTTGCGCGATACGACCAGCCGCCGCATCCGGGCCCGCTGTTCGCGCCGGTCGGGGCGAACTCCGGTACAATCATGACGGCGCCCGTACCGCGCCCGGCTGATCTGCAATTCGATAATGGGTGGGGAGGCTTCGATCCGGATACGGGCGACTATACTATCTATCTGGAACCCGGTGCGCCGACCCCTGCGCCCTGGGCCAACGTCCTCGCCAACGACGGCTTCGGGACGATCGTGACCGAGGGCGGTCTGGGCTTCACCTGGGCGATAAACAGTGGTGAAAACCGTCTCACGCCGTGGTTCAACGACCCTGTCGAAGATCCTCAAGGCGAACGCCTTTATCTGCGCGATGAGGAAAACGCACGGCTCTGGACGCCGACGCCGCTTCCGGCCGGTGGAGACACGGCATGCCGCATCGATCACGGCCCCGACCGTACGTCCTGGCACCGGCATAGCGAAGGCCTTGAACAGGAGCTCTCCGTCATCGTGCCGACGCACGACACCGTGAAGCTTGTCCGGCTTCGCTTGCGTAATCAGTTGCCGCGTCCGCGCCGGATCACGGCTACCTACTATGCCGAATGGCTGATGGGCGCTGTGCAAGGAGAACAGGCGCCCCTGCGCCGCTCATTCTATGATCCGATCTCGCACGCGATTCTCGGCCAAAATCCCTGGACCGACGAATTTGCCGACCGCATCTCCTTTCTTGCTTCGACACTTCCGGTCCACACGCTCACCACCTCACGCTACGATTTTCACGGCGATGACGCCGACCCCACCAGTCCCCTCGGACTTCTGAACTGGGATCTTGGTCACCGGCAGCATGCTGCCGGTGACGACTGCTGCGCCGCCCTGCAGGTCCATCTTGATATCCCGGCTGAAGGAACCGCAGAAGTTTGCTTTGTGCTGGGGCAGGGCGACGACCTGGATCACGCGCGTGACCTTGTCCGTCGCTGGCAGGACCCATCGGCCTTCGAGACCGCGGCGCGGGAGTGTGCCGGTTTCTGGAAGGACAGGCTGGACGCGGTGCAGGTCAAGACGCCCGATCCCGCCTTTGACCTGATGGTCAACCGGTGGCTGCCGCACCAGTCGCTCAGCGCCCGCATCCGCGCTCGCGCGGGCTTTTATCAGGCGAGCGGCGCTTTCGGTTTTCGCGACCAGCTGCAGGATGTTCTGGCACAGATCCATGCCGATCCGAATGCAACACGGCAGCATATCCTTGCCGCGGCTGCCCATCAGTTCGAGGAAGGCGACGTGCTGCATTGGTGGCATCCGCCATTGGATCGCGGCGTCCGCACGCGCTGCTCGGACGATCTGGTCTGGCTACCGTACGCCGTTGCTCATTATGTTGAGGCGACCGGAGACAAAACCATCCTGAGCGAGCTGGTTCCTTTTCTGCGGGCGCCCCCGCTCACGGCCGAAGAAACCGATCGCTATGCGCGTTTCGAGGTGAGTGACTACACGCAATCCCTGTTCGTTCATTGCGAGCGCGCGCTTTCCCACGCCTACCGCCTCGGGTCTCATGGCCTCCCGCTGATTGGTGCAGGGGACTGGAATGACGGCATGGATCGCGTGGGCAACCGGGGGCATGGCGAAAGCATATGGCTCGCCTGGTTTCTCATCGCGACCATCCGAAATTTCACGCGTCATTGTGTGGATGCGGACCGGAACGAGTTCCGCGACCATTGGAACGGCCGCGCAGAGACGCTTGCGGCCGCGGTGGAACGGTCGGGGTGGGATGGCGAATGGTATTTGCGCGCATTCGACGACGACGGCCGTCCATGGGGCGCGTCGGAAGAACAGGAATGCCGCATCGATTCCATCGCGCAGTCGTGGTCCGTATTGTCGGGTGCCGGCAAGGTCGAGCGTACCCGATCGGCGCTCGCTTCGGCCAGACGATATCTGGTTCGGGATGACGACAGTCTCGTGCGTCTGCTGGATCCGCCCTTTGACCGCACGCCGCGTGAGCCGGGTTATATCAAGGCCTATCCGCCGGGAATTCGCGAGAATGGAGGCCAGTATACCCACGCGGCAAGCTGGCTCGCGCTCGCGTTCGCGCGCGCGGGGGATGGTGATGGGGCCAAGGCGCTCTTCGACCGAATCAATCCTATTCAGCATGCCGCGACGGCTCGCAGCGCCGCCCATTATCGAACCGAGCCTTATGTCGTGGCGGCTGACATTGCCGGCATGGAGCCCCACCTCGGCCGAGGTGGCTGGACCTGGTACACGGGTGCCGCAGCCTGGACATGGCGGTTGGCGGTAGAGGAGATTCTTGGCGTTCGGCTCGTGGGCGGCGAACTTCAGGTGCGCCCCGTCTTGCCCAGGGACTGGGAGAGCGTCGAATTGACCCTGCGGCGAGGCCGTGGGTCTATTCATGTGACGATCGAGACGGATGATACTCTGGAGAGCGAAGAACCGGTAATCGAGGTTGAAGGGACGCTCTGGGACGCACGCGGAATCCCGTTCCCCGAGAACGATCATACGCGGATAGTCGTCGTGCGGGTTGCGCAGCGAGCCTGAAGAGCAATCCAGGACCGGGGCCAACGTGTATCCGGTGCTTTACGTAGCGCCCAGTGCTTCAGGCTCGGCTACAGGAACACTTCTCAACACCTTGTTGCCGGGGAGCGACCGATGAGCACCATTGAAGAACTTAAGGCTGATCTTGCCAAGCTCCGGGACGAAGCCAAGGTCCAGGTGCATCTGGGCGCGATGGAAGCTCGCGAGGAGTGGGACGAGCTCGAAACCAAATGGCACCATTTCGTTGCAGAAGCTCGCCTTCAGGAGAGCGGCGGTAACATCAAGGCCGCGCTCCAGGTGCTCGCTGATGAACTTCGTTCGGCTTACCTGCGTCTGAAGAAGGCGCTATAAATCTGCACCGAACCCCAAGCCGATTTCGGTACCTACTGTTCTGAAGGAATCTCCGTGACTGACACAGCCGCCATAGAAGAGCGCCTGACAGAGCGACTGTCGGAACTTCGCGCTCGGCTGACGCGAGTGAATGCGGATCTGGCTGAGCCCCTTAATGCGGACTCATCGGAACAGGCCGTCGAAGTCGAAGATGATGCGGGTCTGGAAGCCGAGGCAAGCTTGATCGTGCGGGAGGCCGCTTCGATCGATCGTGCCCTGGAGCGAATTGCGAAGGGCACCTATGGCGAATGCGTTCGTTGTGGGTCGCAGATTGCACCGGCTCGGCTGGATGCACGGCCGGAGGCAGCATTGTGCATCGATTGCGCGCGCGCCGAACAATGATCGGCATCGCGACCTCACCGGATGGAGAATCCCTTCGGCTGGGGCGACATGCGCGGCCTGCATCATTCCCCGTCACAAATGGCGAACATCCAGGACGTCCATGACTTGCGTTGCGACCGTCTTGCGGTCATCCGCCGCGTTGACGCGGTGCCAGTCGATCTCACCCAGATCATAGCGAGTCTGCAATTCGACAACGGCGCCGTTGGCGTCGGAAGCGTCATGTGTCCGGGCGGATACCCTCGCCGTCAGCATATCGGGTGATGCGTCGAGCCATATCCCATCGAACCGCACATCTCGTCGCAGTGCGACCTGATGGATCTCCGTGCGCTCTTCAGGCTTCGCATGGACAGCGTCGGCCACCACCGAATGCCCGGCGTAAAGCATGTGTCCCGCCAGCCGTCTCAGCTCTGTGTAAATCGCTGCGTTCGCGGACAGGGTATATGCGTCTTTGGGAAGCGGCGATTCTGGCGGCACGCCGGCAAGTCGCTTCCGCAGCACATCGGATCTCAGAATACGCGCGCCTGGAACCTCGCCGAGGGAATGGCCGATCAGTTTCGCTATTGTGGACTTGCCGGATCCGGAAAGCCCGCCAATGGCGACGAGCCGCGCGGGCACCGGTTCGAGCACTGCGCGCGCCAGCGTCAGATAGGCGCTGGCCTTTTGGGTCAGAGCTTCGTCTGAACCATCGCTCGCCTGTGCGGCCGATGTATGGGCGCGAATCCCGGCTCGGATCGAAAGAAACAACGGCACAAGGGCCACGCCGGCATCGTCCTGAGGGGAAATGTCCAGATAGCGATTGAACAGGGCATTCGCTTCGCAATGAAGGCCGCGGCCCCATAAATCCATGAGTAGGAACGCAAGGTCGTAAAGGACATCGCCGGTCGCAAGTTCGGGACTGAATTCCAGGCAGTCGAACAGGACGGGGCTCCCGTCGATCACGGCAATGTTACCCAGATGCAGATCGCCATGGCCATGTCTCACGCGCCCGCTTCGCGCACGTGAATCGAGCAGATCGGAGTGCTGGGCCAGCAGGGCGACTTGCCTGTCGATCAGGTCTCTCACGAGCCGAGCGGGAAGAATGTCGGGGAATCGAGCCATGCTTCGATCATTCCCGGCAATGACGGCTTCCAAACGGCTGCGCCCCGATCCGGACAGGCACGTCTCGGCGCCATCATGAAATGCCTTGATCCGGTCTGCGAGCTGCGTGATCAGCACATCGGTCAGGCCACCTTGGGTTGCCACATGATCGAGCAAGGCGTCATCGGGAAAGCGGCGCATCTCCAGAAGCCAATCGACAGGTTCTCCGTCGCCATCGAGGTTCAGGCAGCCCGCCGAATTCTTGGATACCGGGCGAACCGCCAGGTAGAGTTCCGGCGCGGTCCTGCGATTAAGCCGTAGCTCCGCTTCCAGGGCGGCGCGGCGTCTATCGGCGGTTGAAAAATCCAGATAGTCGAACTGGACGGCACGCTTGAGCTTCCATGCGCGATCGCCGACGAGGAATAGACGCGCCGCATGCGTGTCGATCCGACGCATGGGCTCTCCAGAGCCGAAGGCTCGTCCCTCGAGAAGGGTTATGACGTCGGCTTGCGGGTCTGCGTGGTGCCGAGGTCCCGTCGAAGCCTCCGGCAAACTGCTATGCCTGCCCGATTTCGATCTTCCGACTCCGCGCTGGCGCATTTTCATCCTTGGTCAGTGTGACGGTGAGGACACCATCCTTGAATGCAGCGGTGATCGCGTTCGGGTCAACGTCGCTGGGCAAGGATACCTGGCGCCGGAAGGAGCCATATCGCCGTTCGCTGAATACATAGCCCTTGTCCTTGCGTTCGGTCTCCTCCTTCTTTTCGCCGGCTATCGTCAGGAGACCGTCAGCGACGCTGATATCGATATCATCATCGGACAGGCCAGGGAGCTCGGCGGTGAGGCGATAGGCCTTGTCCTCATCGACAAGTTCAACAGCCGGAACTGGCGCGATTGAAGATCGATTGCCGACACCGAACAGACTGGCGGCGGGGCGGCCAAAATCTTCGAAGAGGCGGTCAATCTCCGTGCGAAGCCAATCAACCGGATGATCGAGAATTGGGCTGATCGGATTGGCCTTGGACGTGGTCGCTGGAACCTGATCATTCATGGCGGACCTCCTGCGAAATGAATGCTCGAGGTCCGGATTGGGCGGGGGGGGATGGCCGATGAATCAGGCCAACAGCGATCCGGCCCTCGAGCGAGGAGGAGGCTATGCGGTTGCCTGGGTGGGCTCTATCCGGAAAGTTACTGAGGGGCGTTTGGGGCGCTCACCATCTCACAATGGACCCGCGGGTCCATTGGTTCAGGTAGCAGCGCGCAAGTCGCACGGATGATGACAATCCGAAGAGCCCGGCCTAAAGAACGCCGACGGTTTGAAGCTCGTGGATGCGACGGTCTGGACATGTTTCCAGCGCTGAACTCCAAAGCAAGTAACATCATCGTTGAGATGGTTGCCAATTTTAATGGATCGCACGAGGCGCTGTTGATAGGCTTGAGACAGAAAGGGGTATCAGCGCTTGCTGCTTCCTTCTGACGACGAAGAGGCAGAGTCATCATTAAAACCGCTCCGCGATCCGGGAAATTCCTCCATTCATGGCAAGCGGGTGCCATTGCGCCACTGGTTGACCGTTCGATCCATGCCCGGCTTTTGACCGCGTCCCTTGCGGGACTGGCTATCGCCGTCATCGCGGTGGTCACACGATGGCAGCTTGGCCGGCAGATCGACGAGAGCGTTCATTATTTCGTCTCTCTCGGCGTGGCCGGTATGGTGCTCGTGGCGCTCAGGCCGGATATCGTGGTGTTGGCGGGCGTCACGCTCGTTACCCTTACGACGCTCGCAATCGTTGACGGTTGGCCGACCGTGGCAGAACAGTGGGTTGCCCTGTTCCTGTTTCTCGCCGCCATGGCTCTGCTTTGGCGGAATCACCATCGTACTCTCTCACGCGCTCGCGATCTCGCGGACGGGACGAGGATGCTGGCCGCAGAACTGAACCTGCTCATCGATGGGGCGGAAGATTATGCGATCTATATGCTCGATGCTGAAGGACGGGTCACGATCTGGAACGGGGGCGCCGAGCGTCTGAAAGGCTGGACAGAGGCCGAGATGGCCGGCCAGCTTACAGATCGGTTTTATCCGGCCGATGTCGTCGCCAGCGGCAAGCCGACGTCCTTGCTTGCCGAAGCACAACACCGTGGCAAGATCGAGATCGACGAGTGGCAGATTCGTAAGGATGGCAGTGAGTTTCTGGCTCACATTTCCATCACCGCGTTGAAAAAACCCGACGGATCGTTGGGCGGTTTCGCGACAATTGTCCACGACATCACCGACCAGCGAGCAACGCTGAGCTCTCTTCGCAACAGTGAAGCGCATCTTCGTTCGATTTTGTCGACGGTCCCCGATGCAATGATCGTCATCGATGAAGGCGGCACGATGGTGTCGTTCAGCACGGCGGCCGAGCGTTTGTTCGGTTACACTCAGGAGGAAGTCCTGGGTTCCAATGTCAGCATGTTGATGCCCTCGCCTTATCGCGAACGCCATGACGGTTTTCTCGAGCGCTATCTGCGTACAGGAGAGAGGCGCATCATCGGGATCGGACGCGTGGTTTTTGCACTGCGAAAGGATGGGACGACCTTCCCGATGGAGTTGTCGGTTGGAGAAGCGGCCGGCGAGAGCCAGCGGCTGTTCACCGGCTTCATTCGCGATCTGACGGATCGCCAAAGGACACAGGAGCGGCTAGAGCAGCTTCAATCCGAACTGATCCACGTCGCGCGCGTCAGCGCGATGGGGACGATGGCGTCGACGCTCGCCCATGAGCTGAATCAGCCGATCACCGCCGTAGCCAACTATCTCGAAGCGGTCCGGGACCTGCTCGACCAGCCAGATCCCGATGATCTGCCCGACATCCGGGAGGCGCTGACAGACGCCGCGGGGGAAGCGATGCGCGCGGGTCATATCGTGCGCCGTTTGCGTGATTTCGTT is part of the Sphingobium amiense genome and encodes:
- a CDS encoding GH36-type glycosyl hydrolase domain-containing protein, whose protein sequence is MADYEERDPLAGAAEEVADRHRLTGLLGKSVPLPAWAHLEEMKTWLRQARQAAAKADKRAGAAAEWLLDNDYQIQRAILQIREDLPGEFYAKLPAISGDGLGRPRVHQLAHALLQASHLQVSLNGAVLFVEQYQKKMPLSIAETWAFPTMLRIVCLELLIGGFSHLFPEVEPPFEIVETPDTAMVGFDDTECVARAIANLGVIATIQWNDFFDRTSQVEAILRRDPAGVYPHMDFDTRDRYRHAVEQLADQSGLPEWDVAERALRQCYSSDEAPSGHVGFWLIDIGRPAFADAIDPRPWTPGSILRRALRYPGLLYAAALLLAGLAGFALPAAYLVSTGATAGSWLLGIALTLLPASILSITFVNWLVTHIVRPNVLPKLDFKDGIPESSATAVVMPVLVARLSDIAPLLRRLEAHRLSNPDAALEFVLLSDFADASQESVSVDADIVRALTSGIEELNARFANAKGHGPFHLLHRPRRFNAAQGCWMGWERKRGKLEQFNAFILNGDASPFNVTVGSIERLRRCRFVMTADADTRLSAGIVRRLVGTLSHPLNRAHFNAATGAVERGYTVLQPRVELAPEATGQSLFSRLYGGDTTIDIYSRAVSDVYQDLLGTGVYVGKGLYDVAAFHRSLEGRVPENTLLSHDLFEGLHGRAALVSDAIVYESFPTSYLDFTWRWHRWVRGDWQILPWLFPFVPGGDGRWLRNRLGWFDRLKIFDNLRRSIIPASIVALLVGGWFLLHGQPWVWTLLAVIAPGAYLFTDLVTGLAQGRRRGVMQNLLRRLADHAGRWFLAIVFLVSDAMIALHAIAITLWRLHSGQRKLEWTSAAHMATRNAARHPRLAAWRDMAASPVFALIIGAGLFLAAPASLPVAAPLLLLWFIAPEIAIRISRPIEPAKDTLSENDRKFLRLMARRTWLFFETFVRPEDNWLPPDNYQEPPDEEIAHRTSPTNIGMMMVSVLTAWRLGHIGLNEVATRLHNTLDTLDRLDRYRGHILNWYETRTLAALEPRYVSTVDSGNLAVSLITVARALQEARSLPPVATDLWRGFDDNIELLAEAIATIDLEAASAAGSILEAMRETARRIEEGRQDWAERIDDLLSIDLPRLREQITLMAESVGEDEIASLRNVQAWLERLEHHLSGMRRDLRLFSPWWETLAAHPAECSNVAAKVADLLANDRLPSTHAGAAAAIGVLNAARDQLPAESRQWAHDLQAAIEEGQAARQALHDRLDDLSSRANAAAHAMDFSFLFDAGSRLFHIGYNVSADRIDPHHYDLLASEARLASFFAIAKGDIEPLHWFHLGRPITKQHAGLALISWNGSMFEYLMPNIFLQSDPQTLLGMSDRTAIAIQIAFGRSHDMPWGISESSFASMGEDRVYRYHAFGVPALGLQRGLGRDLVISPYATALALTIRPALATRNLQTLADLGLIGRYGFFEAVDFTPERAPDGERFAVVRSYMAHHHGMSLAALGNALCDDMLVRWFHTDPHIRTVDLLLNERIPWELPPEIARLEVREPQPEPDELIPGLYGWAPTRRRGEHAWQILGNGRLSSRIRTDGAGGLSWNQHALTRGGAGFWIYLHDRDADVTWSATGGPFSRPEDAPEVIFQAHQVEFHQRAHGLSVTTTINVANADDLEIRRVALVNDSDKPRTIEVTGYAQIVLAPAQDAARHPAFSKLFVGAEALPGNDGLLFTRRPRSSAERPPVLLTRVIGDEDGVTLLGLEADRSAFIGRYGCPRRPALLTGELPGGPLGWTLDPICAIRMTVELPPRARREFAFVTIAAGSRQSALELAERFTTLPSLDWAVSDTASAAAREMHKLGLQPHIVPQAQALLSTLLTRAAEPGSAGARTFRRGDLWALGISGDHPILMLRSGTAEQQDLLRQLLSFHKLMRQRGMPIDLVVTHEGTSGYIEPVRERLLEVLKDAGLQDRLGTHAGIHLVGIGPSDGERAALLDQVARLILDEAGGSLVDQLARYDQPPHPGPLFAPVGANSGTIMTAPVPRPADLQFDNGWGGFDPDTGDYTIYLEPGAPTPAPWANVLANDGFGTIVTEGGLGFTWAINSGENRLTPWFNDPVEDPQGERLYLRDEENARLWTPTPLPAGGDTACRIDHGPDRTSWHRHSEGLEQELSVIVPTHDTVKLVRLRLRNQLPRPRRITATYYAEWLMGAVQGEQAPLRRSFYDPISHAILGQNPWTDEFADRISFLASTLPVHTLTTSRYDFHGDDADPTSPLGLLNWDLGHRQHAAGDDCCAALQVHLDIPAEGTAEVCFVLGQGDDLDHARDLVRRWQDPSAFETAARECAGFWKDRLDAVQVKTPDPAFDLMVNRWLPHQSLSARIRARAGFYQASGAFGFRDQLQDVLAQIHADPNATRQHILAAAAHQFEEGDVLHWWHPPLDRGVRTRCSDDLVWLPYAVAHYVEATGDKTILSELVPFLRAPPLTAEETDRYARFEVSDYTQSLFVHCERALSHAYRLGSHGLPLIGAGDWNDGMDRVGNRGHGESIWLAWFLIATIRNFTRHCVDADRNEFRDHWNGRAETLAAAVERSGWDGEWYLRAFDDDGRPWGASEEQECRIDSIAQSWSVLSGAGKVERTRSALASARRYLVRDDDSLVRLLDPPFDRTPREPGYIKAYPPGIRENGGQYTHAASWLALAFARAGDGDGAKALFDRINPIQHAATARSAAHYRTEPYVVAADIAGMEPHLGRGGWTWYTGAAAWTWRLAVEEILGVRLVGGELQVRPVLPRDWESVELTLRRGRGSIHVTIETDDTLESEEPVIEVEGTLWDARGIPFPENDHTRIVVVRVAQRA
- a CDS encoding PAS domain-containing sensor histidine kinase, whose protein sequence is MTASLAGLAIAVIAVVTRWQLGRQIDESVHYFVSLGVAGMVLVALRPDIVVLAGVTLVTLTTLAIVDGWPTVAEQWVALFLFLAAMALLWRNHHRTLSRARDLADGTRMLAAELNLLIDGAEDYAIYMLDAEGRVTIWNGGAERLKGWTEAEMAGQLTDRFYPADVVASGKPTSLLAEAQHRGKIEIDEWQIRKDGSEFLAHISITALKKPDGSLGGFATIVHDITDQRATLSSLRNSEAHLRSILSTVPDAMIVIDEGGTMVSFSTAAERLFGYTQEEVLGSNVSMLMPSPYRERHDGFLERYLRTGERRIIGIGRVVFALRKDGTTFPMELSVGEAAGESQRLFTGFIRDLTDRQRTQERLEQLQSELIHVARVSAMGTMASTLAHELNQPITAVANYLEAVRDLLDQPDPDDLPDIREALTDAAGEAMRAGHIVRRLRDFVARGEVEKTVENLPNLINEAAAFGLMGAGEKSIETRMDIDHEAATVLVDKVQIQQVLVNLIRNAVEAMNARARPVLTIRTGPDQAGFVRVTVSDTGTGMAPEVAAQLFKAFVSTKSDGMGLGLSICRTIVEANGGRIWMEPAEGGGTQFHFTLVRADREQSYGG
- a CDS encoding TraR/DksA family transcriptional regulator; the encoded protein is MTDTAAIEERLTERLSELRARLTRVNADLAEPLNADSSEQAVEVEDDAGLEAEASLIVREAASIDRALERIAKGTYGECVRCGSQIAPARLDARPEAALCIDCARAEQ
- a CDS encoding bifunctional aminoglycoside phosphotransferase/ATP-binding protein; translated protein: MRRIDTHAARLFLVGDRAWKLKRAVQFDYLDFSTADRRRAALEAELRLNRRTAPELYLAVRPVSKNSAGCLNLDGDGEPVDWLLEMRRFPDDALLDHVATQGGLTDVLITQLADRIKAFHDGAETCLSGSGRSRLEAVIAGNDRSMARFPDILPARLVRDLIDRQVALLAQHSDLLDSRARSGRVRHGHGDLHLGNIAVIDGSPVLFDCLEFSPELATGDVLYDLAFLLMDLWGRGLHCEANALFNRYLDISPQDDAGVALVPLFLSIRAGIRAHTSAAQASDGSDEALTQKASAYLTLARAVLEPVPARLVAIGGLSGSGKSTIAKLIGHSLGEVPGARILRSDVLRKRLAGVPPESPLPKDAYTLSANAAIYTELRRLAGHMLYAGHSVVADAVHAKPEERTEIHQVALRRDVRFDGIWLDASPDMLTARVSARTHDASDANGAVVELQTRYDLGEIDWHRVNAADDRKTVATQVMDVLDVRHL
- a CDS encoding Hsp20/alpha crystallin family protein; protein product: MNDQVPATTSKANPISPILDHPVDWLRTEIDRLFEDFGRPAASLFGVGNRSSIAPVPAVELVDEDKAYRLTAELPGLSDDDIDISVADGLLTIAGEKKEETERKDKGYVFSERRYGSFRRQVSLPSDVDPNAITAAFKDGVLTVTLTKDENAPARSRKIEIGQA